The stretch of DNA ACACGAAAATAGTCCGGGCTGGCTGGTTTTGTGTTAGGATTTCTGCGCATGGCGTAACCTCGCTAAAGTGGTTTTGGGACACCCTTTTTAGCAGGTTACGCCTTCTTTTTCAACTCCTTTCCGATTTTTCGGATAGAGTCTAAGTGTCAGGTGCCACGCCACCAGGTAACGAAGTAACCGCGTAACTAAGCAATCTAACCAGGCAACCATTTTCAGGAGGTTTTCCATGCCTTTCAAGCCCGTTTCCCCCCAAGTCAACCTGCCCGAAGTGGAAGAACGCCATCTCAAGTTCTGGCGCGAGTACGACATCTTCCACAAAACCGAGGAAACCCGCCGCGGCAAGCCGGAGTTTGTATTCTACGAAGGCCCCCCCACAGCCAACGGCAAGCCAGGCGTGCACCACGTCCTCGCCCGTTCCTTCAAGGACATCTTCCTGCGCTATCGCGTGATGCGCGGCTACCATGTCATTCGCCGCGGTGGCTGGGATACCCACGGCCTGCCCGTGGAAATCGAGGTCGAGAAGAAACTCGGCTTCACCAGCAAGCGCCAGATCGAAGCCTACGGCGTGGCAAAGTTCAACGAACTCTGCCGCCAGTCGGTGTTCGAATACATTCAGGATTGGGAAAAACTCACCGAGCGGATTGCCTTTTGGGTTGATTTGGAAAACGCGTACGTCACCTACCACAACGAATACATTGAAAGCGTGTGGTGGATTTTGAAGCGCTTTTGGGAACAGGGGTTGATTTACCGCGGTCACAAGGTGGTTACCTACTGCCCCCGCTGCGGCACGCCCCTCGCCGACCACGAGGTCGCGCTGGGCTACAAAGATACCGAAGACCCCTCGGTTTACGTCCGCCTGCCCCTGAAGGACGAGCCGAACACCGCCCTGCTGGTGTGGACGACCACCCCATGGACGCTCCCGGCCAACGTTGCGGTGGCCGCCCACCCCGAGGTGACCTACGTCAAGGTCAAACGCGCCCTGCCCAACGGCGGCGAGGAATTCCTCATCGTCGCGCAGCCGCTGCTGGAAAAGGTTTTCCGCGATGAAGACGTTGAAATTGTGGCCGAATTCCCCGGCAAAGCCCTGGACGGCAAACGCTACCAGCCCCTTTTCACCTTCGTGCCGCCCGACAAGCCCGCACACTTCGTGGTGCTGGCCGATTTCGTTACCACCGAAGACGGCACCGGCCTGGTGCACATGGCGCCCGCGTTCGGCGCGGACGACATGGAAATGGCCCGCAAATACGACCTGCCGGTCATCAACACCGTCAAGCCCGACGGCACCATCGTGGACGCGGTGCGCCCGTGGGCGGGCATGTTCTTCAAGGACGCGGACCCGCTCATCATCGAAGACCTGCAAAAGCGCGGCCTGATGTTCCGCGCCGAAACCTACACCCACAGTTATCCCTTCTGCTGGCGCTGTGGCACGCCCCTGCTTTACTACGCCCGCCCGACGTGGTACATCCGCACCACCGACCGCAAAGACCGCTTGGTGGCGCTCAACGAAAAAATCAACTGGGTGCCCCAGCACATCAAGCACGGGCGCTTCGGCAACTGGCTGGAAAACAACATCGACTGGGCCCTGGGGCGGGAACGCTACTGGGGCACGCCCCTGCCCGTGTGGCAGTGCCAGGAATGCGGCCACCAGCACGCCGTCGGTTCCGTGGCCGAACTCTCGGAAATGGCCGGACGCGACCTCAGCGACCTCGACCTGCACCGCCCGTATGTGGACGAAGTGACCCTGGCCTGCCCCAAGTGCGGCGGCGAAATGAAGCGCGTGCCCGAACTCATCGACGTCTGGTTCGATTCGGGCGCCATGCAGGTCGCGCAGTGGCATTATCCCTTTGAAAATCAGGAAATCTTCAAGGAACAGCACCCCGCGGATTACATTTGTGAAGCCGTTGACCAGACCCGCGGCTGGTTCTACTCCCTGCATGCCATCAGCACCCTGCTCTTCGACGATGTCGCCTTCAAAAACGTGGTTTGCCTGGGGCTGATTCTGGACGAAAACGGTTTCAAGATGTCCAAATCCCGCGGCAACATTGTCGACCCGTGGGACGTCCTCAACGTCCACGGCGCGGACGCGTTGCGCTGGTACTTCTACACCGCCGGCCCCCCCGGCGACAGCAAGCGGTTTTCCCTCAACCTG from Chloroflexota bacterium encodes:
- a CDS encoding isoleucine--tRNA ligase, whose product is MPFKPVSPQVNLPEVEERHLKFWREYDIFHKTEETRRGKPEFVFYEGPPTANGKPGVHHVLARSFKDIFLRYRVMRGYHVIRRGGWDTHGLPVEIEVEKKLGFTSKRQIEAYGVAKFNELCRQSVFEYIQDWEKLTERIAFWVDLENAYVTYHNEYIESVWWILKRFWEQGLIYRGHKVVTYCPRCGTPLADHEVALGYKDTEDPSVYVRLPLKDEPNTALLVWTTTPWTLPANVAVAAHPEVTYVKVKRALPNGGEEFLIVAQPLLEKVFRDEDVEIVAEFPGKALDGKRYQPLFTFVPPDKPAHFVVLADFVTTEDGTGLVHMAPAFGADDMEMARKYDLPVINTVKPDGTIVDAVRPWAGMFFKDADPLIIEDLQKRGLMFRAETYTHSYPFCWRCGTPLLYYARPTWYIRTTDRKDRLVALNEKINWVPQHIKHGRFGNWLENNIDWALGRERYWGTPLPVWQCQECGHQHAVGSVAELSEMAGRDLSDLDLHRPYVDEVTLACPKCGGEMKRVPELIDVWFDSGAMQVAQWHYPFENQEIFKEQHPADYICEAVDQTRGWFYSLHAISTLLFDDVAFKNVVCLGLILDENGFKMSKSRGNIVDPWDVLNVHGADALRWYFYTAGPPGDSKRFSLNLVGGTVRRFSLTLWNVYAFFTTYASLDGWEPSAATEPAYTELDRWLRSELHALTKTVTEAYEAYDALNATRPVEAFVERLSNWYLRRSRRRFWKSASDADKHAAYSTLYEALVTVAKLIAPAMPFMAEELYQNLVRPVTPDAPESVHLADWPACDETAIDETLNREMALVLKLVSLGHAARNKAGIKVRQPLQEAAFAVGRASEQDVVTRYADLLADELNVKRVRVLSGQGEAVSYRLKPLPKQLGQKYKGLFPKVRQAILALDAETAAQRLLAGEPVAVEVEGQTCEILPDEVEVIMEAHGGLTVASEGAYLAALNTEITPELRQEGLARDFVRWVQNARKEANLDLADRIRLTYQAPEEIAAAVEAFRDYIMGEVLAVEMAAATPPEGAFTTEAAGGKVVLGIQKA